One segment of Mus caroli chromosome 6, CAROLI_EIJ_v1.1, whole genome shotgun sequence DNA contains the following:
- the Tfpi2 gene encoding tissue factor pathway inhibitor 2 — MDPAMPLRLWNLPLLLVGSVLGLASVSAQGNNLEICLLPLDAGPCQTPIPKFYYDRDQQKCRRFNYGGCLGNANNFHNRDRCEHTCRSIKKVPPVCRLELKTYPCDKPNKRFFFNVNTMTCEPLRPGLCSRTMNVFSEEATCKGLCEPKKHIPSFCSSPKDEGLCSANVTRFYFNSRNKTCETFTYTGCGGNENNFYYLDACHRACVKGWKKPKRWKIGDFLPRFWKHLS, encoded by the exons ATGGACCCCGCTATGCCCCTGCGACTGTGGAATTTGCCGCTGCTCCTGGTGGGCTCCGTTCTTGGTCTCGCTTCAGTGTCTGCCCAAG GGAataatttagagatctgcctctTGCCCTTGGACGCAGGACCTTGTCAAACCCCTATCCCCAAGTTCTACTATGACAGGGACCAGCAAAAGTGCCGCAGATTCAACTATGGAGGCTGCTTGGGCAATGCCAACAATTTCCACAATCGGGATCGCTGCGAACACACTTGCAGAAGTATCAAGA AAGTTCCTCCAGTTTGTCGATTAGAGCTCAAAACATATCCATGCGATAAGCCCAATAAACGGTTTTTCTTCAACGTGAATACCATGACATGTGAGCCCCTTAGGCCTGGTCTGTGTAGCAGGACTATGAATGTATTCTCTGAGGAAGCTACATGTAAGGGCTTGTGTGAACCAAAGAAACATA tTCCATCATTTTGCTCCAGTCCAAAGGATGAAGGTCTGTGTTCTGCCAATGTGACAcgcttttattttaattcaagaaacaaaacatgtgAGACTTTCACCTATACTGGCTGTGGTGGGAACGAGAACAACTTTTATTACCTGGATGCTTGCCACCGTGCCTGCGTTAAAG GCTGGAAGAAGCCCAAGAGATGGAAGATAGGTGATTTCCTGCCCAGATTTTGGAAGCATCTTTCTTAA